The window TTCTCCATCACCAGCGGACTGCGTTTCTTCGAACAGGCTCACGTCAAGGATGTGTCGGCCTTCCTGAAGTTTGCCACCAATCCGCGCGATGAGGTGGCCTTTAAGCGCATGGTCAAGCTCCTGCCGGGAGTAGGGGCCAAGTCTGCGGAATCCATCTGGAGCCAGACGTCGGATGTCCTCGATGGCGGCACGGAGTTTGGCCGCCTGCACGGGCTCAAGGTGCCGTCGAAGTCCGCGAAAAACTGGGAACAGCTCGTTCACACGCTGGCGGAGCTGGCCCCGGATGGCAGCATTCTTGCGCCTTCCACCATGATCGATAGCGTGCTCTTCGCCGTCTATGACGACTACATGAAGAGCAAATTCGCCAATTATGAGGCGAGGCGCGAGGATCTCAACACACTGGCGGGTTTTGCCCGGCAGTTCGAGAGCACGGAGGAGTTTCTTTCTCAACTCGCGCTCCTCGGCGCAGTCGAGACGACGGACGCGCTCGCGGTGGAGAGCGAAAGTGAAAAGGTGACGCTCTCGACCATCCACCAGGCCAAGGGGCTGGAGTGGAAGGTGGTCTTTCTCATCTGGTTGACAGAGGGGATGTTTCCGAGTTCTCGCAGCGCGGAAACCGACGAGGGAATCGAGGAGGAGCGACGTTTGTTTTACGTAGGTGTCACCCGATGCTGCGATGAACTCTATCTGACCTATCCTGACCTGCGTCTTAACGCGGGCTACGGCGAGGCATTGCAAAGGCCCTCGCGATTTTTAACCGAGATCCCCGAGGAGTTGGTGGAGGGGTGGGAAGTTTCCGCTAGCCGCCAGAAGGAACCGACTTCCGACGACGAGCCGTTCTAGATTGGCGCTGGGGATTCGCCGTATTCCTGAATGATCGAATCTTTCGACAGCAGGATCAGGGTAAAGATTCCCAAGGTCGTACCGAATGGAAGGAGTGCGCAATTGATCGCACCCACGATGATACTGAACTTCCGCGACCGGCGCCGGGCTATTCTGCGACCAGACAGGATGGTGACAATCCCGAGCGTCCATCCCGCAGCGACGACGATGCTGCCGATGATGGCGAATATGGCCGCCATTGCCATTTCAGGCCCCGCTGCAGTCCGTGATTCATTCGGAAATAGGCCGAGAAGTATTGCGACTCCGAAGGAGACATGGATCAGGCCAAATGATCCGAACAGCGCGTGCAGTCCTCCGACCACGTAGTGCGAGATCGCCAGGACATTCAACTGCTCCTTGGGAGACATGAGGTTATTTGATGATCGTAACCGGGGTGCCCATCGGGGCGTTGTCCCAGAAGATCTTTACCATTTTTTCAGGCATGCGGATGCAGCCGTGGCTGTCGGGCACGCCGGGGAGGAAGCCCTGGTGCATGCCGACGCCTGCGTTGGAGACGCGCATGAAGTAAGGCATGGGGGACCCCTGGAACTTGGCTCCCGGAGGGCAGGGGTCCTTGGAACTTACGTTCTTCTGCACGACATTGCCCGAGGCATCCACAAAGTCGCCATAGAGATTGGAGACATGATTCTGGTTTTTCTGGAGGATCTTGTAGTTTCCCGTAGGCGTGTCGTAGCCCTCGCGACCGCTCGAGATCGCGGAAACTCCTACGAGCTTGTCACCCTTGTAGAAGGAGGCGGTCTGCTTCGTCAGGTCAATGACGATGGATGGTGCGCCATCGATGCCTTCGCCATCCCAGTACGATTTCCGCATGGCGAGATCCTCCTTGGCCTCGGGACTGACAACGGTTTCGCCGACGCCGAGGTACTTGACGGACGAGTTCGTGAGACGGGTATCGTAATTGGCGCAGCCGCCGATCAGCAGAGTTGCGGTGGCGGTGAGTGCGAGGACGGCACGGATATTCATGTGCGAAGGCGCTACAAGAGCACGCCCGCGGAAAACGTCAAGCACGCCATAGTTCCGCGACGCTTCGGTTGCGCGAAGTGCCATCTCTTGCTACCTTTCTAGGCTTTTGCCATGCCAACGTACGAATACGAATGCAAGAAGTGCGGAAAGACATTCGATGTCTTTCAGTCAATGAAGGACGAGCCTCTCACTGTTTGTCCTGACAAAAAGTGCAAGGGCAAGGTGAAGCGTCTGCTTGGCACCGGAGCCGGACTCATTTTCAAAGGAAGTGGGTTTTATATAACGGATTATCGCAGCGAGGGTTATAAGCAGGCGGCCAAAAAAGACTCCAGCAGCTCTTCGAGTTCGTCCTCGAGTAGTTCGAAGTCCAAACCATCGAAGGAATGAGTGCTGCGCTGGTTTGCGATCAGTGTGGATTTCATAACGACCTCACCCGGGTTTTTTGCCACAACTGCGGCGCTCGGCTGACCTCGCCACCCAAGGAAGTGGCTGAAGCGGAGGCTCCCGCGCCCGCTGCAGGAGCCTCGGTGCCGGGTCGTATGCAGATCCCTCCCGCTCTTGGGACCACTCGCGTCGCTGGATCATCGGCTCCTCCACCGGGATCGGCCTCGACTGGAAGCGCTTTGGCGAAATTTGTCCGGGCGATCGTCGCTACGGCGATATTTGCCGCCATGCTGGCTGCGATGATTCAGATGGCTCGGACTCCCGATGGCCTTCCGCCGGCGCAGATCGTTAATACGGCCATGGCCGATGGTGTTTCGTCTGCCGTGGAGTCGGCTGCCAAGTCAGGTACGGGACTGGTTTTCAAACAGGCTCAGATCAACAACTTTCTCGCGGCCAGGATCCAGGCGTTGAATGACGGAACGCAGGCGGTTTATCAGCCACAGTTTGTCAGGGCCTTCGTTCGGCTTGGAAGTGGGGAGTATCGCCTGTATGTCGAGGAGACAGTCATGGGATGGCCTGTTTTCCTCTGCCTCGCCCAAGTGCCGGTCGCTTCTCCGCAAGGCCTTTCGAAGACAGACGTTGGAGGGTGGATTGGCCGTTTGCCCATTCATCCGAAGCTATTACCAGTCGTGCAGCGATTGGTGAATCCCGTCGGAGCATCGGCATTACAGGCGGCTCCGGATTTTTCCAAGGCGACGTCGATTTCCGTGACCCCGGAGCAGATCACCGTGGGTTACATCGGAGCATCTCAGAAACCTCATTAGGCCGTTGAGACATCGGTTATGGATGGTCATCCTTTTTGCCGGGATGACTCTGGGGCTGGCGCAATCACCGGCGCCTGCTCCGAAGGTATTGCCCTTACAGCGATCCTTCAGCAGTTCCCAGCAGTTCATCATTTATAACAACGACAAGATCCTGCGTGCGCGACTGGCGCGGCAGGTCGAGGATATCAAGGCTAATTTCCTTCGCCGCCTGGGGCTTTCCGATGAATGGAAATCGCCGATTATCATCAGGGTGCTGACTCTGCGCCCGTCAAACCAGCCAAAGATCATCACCAATGCCTTCGAGAGCGACGGCGACCAGCTCAAGCTGCAGATCGATGTCTTTGAACCTGCCGTGATCGGGACGGCAGACTTTGACATCGAGATCTATCGGGCGCTCTGTCTCGAGTATCAATATCGGAACTATGTTCTCAAGGCGGGCAAACAAATCAGCCAGCCTCCGGCCTGGCTGATCGAGGCCCTTTATGAGGAAAGTCGTGCCAAGGAGGATGGGCCAGCCGCGGGACTCTACGAGATGCTCCTCCAGCGCGGAAGCTCTCCGAAGCTTGAGGCCTTTCTCAAAGAGAAGCCGACAATGTACGACGGCACATCGCGTGCGATTTACCGCGCACAGGCGGTGGGACTCCTTCGAGCGATCATGGCGTTTCAGGGCGCACAGGCCAATCTCTGCACCTACCTTTCGAAGCTGCCGGAGAAAAATGCGACGGATGCGAAGGAACTGATCAAGGCTTTTCCTGCTCTCGATCAAGATCCCTCCCTCCTCGCCAAGGCTTGGGTGCTCAGTATCGCAGATGTCTCGGCTGCAAATCGGCTCGACCCGATGACGATTGAAGACACACGCAAGCAGCTCGCCCTTGTCCTGGATCTGAGCGCTCCTCCAAATCCGAAGAAGCCTGACGAAAAGCCCTTGCGAGGACCTATGGCGTTTCAGGAAATCGCGCGTACGCCGGAGGGGCGGTACGTACTGGATCAAAAAAAGGATGACCTGTTGAGGCTTGAATCCCGGTCGCATCCGCTCCTGCGTCCCATGATCGCAGAGTATCGGTTGATCGTGACTCAGCTCGTGGCCAAGCCGAAGCGCAACGTGCGTGATCGCCTGGAAAAGAACCAGGAGCTTCTCGATGCTGTCTCTCAGCGAGCCAACGCAGTGGAGGACTATTTGAACTGGTACGAGGCGGCCAAACTCGAGACGCCGAGCGGCCATTTTACAAACGTCACCGATGAGCCAGCCATTCAGAAGACGCAGCGATCCGATGCGGTCAGCCG of the Terrimicrobium sacchariphilum genome contains:
- a CDS encoding zinc ribbon domain-containing protein; the protein is MSAALVCDQCGFHNDLTRVFCHNCGARLTSPPKEVAEAEAPAPAAGASVPGRMQIPPALGTTRVAGSSAPPPGSASTGSALAKFVRAIVATAIFAAMLAAMIQMARTPDGLPPAQIVNTAMADGVSSAVESAAKSGTGLVFKQAQINNFLAARIQALNDGTQAVYQPQFVRAFVRLGSGEYRLYVEETVMGWPVFLCLAQVPVASPQGLSKTDVGGWIGRLPIHPKLLPVVQRLVNPVGASALQAAPDFSKATSISVTPEQITVGYIGASQKPH
- a CDS encoding L,D-transpeptidase family protein, with product MNIRAVLALTATATLLIGGCANYDTRLTNSSVKYLGVGETVVSPEAKEDLAMRKSYWDGEGIDGAPSIVIDLTKQTASFYKGDKLVGVSAISSGREGYDTPTGNYKILQKNQNHVSNLYGDFVDASGNVVQKNVSSKDPCPPGAKFQGSPMPYFMRVSNAGVGMHQGFLPGVPDSHGCIRMPEKMVKIFWDNAPMGTPVTIIK
- a CDS encoding FmdB family zinc ribbon protein — its product is MPTYEYECKKCGKTFDVFQSMKDEPLTVCPDKKCKGKVKRLLGTGAGLIFKGSGFYITDYRSEGYKQAAKKDSSSSSSSSSSSSKSKPSKE